In Methylomonas sp. ZR1, one DNA window encodes the following:
- a CDS encoding primosomal protein N' produces MPNCDTSGNLILKVAVPVPLDRLFDYLPPLGVNVSELQAGVRVLVPFGKRQQVGILLAVADNSSVRMDKLKPAIAVLDTQPLLADTDIQLLRWASRYYHHPIGEVLAAAFPVALRQGRPALLQHQPCFGLSPQGRLVSPEQLRRAPKQQALLALLQSTGSAMTAAALSAYKPALKALLDKGLVTAQEPVPGTGLALTESVLPANPEQQAAIDAVIANLGRFAVSLLEGVTGSGKTEVYMQIIAEVLAQGKQVLVLLPEISLTPQLEQRFLKRFAVNMVSTHSKLTDNQRLQAWLSMQQGHAAIMLGTRSALFTPLPRPGLIILDEEHDSSFKQQEGFRFSARDVAIARAKGLGIPVLLGSATPSLESMANVAQRRYQLLHLPNRAGNATVPSFQLLDMRNKRMQAGLSEPLLAEIQATLAKKQQALIFLNRRGYAPVQICHGCGWVSRCRRCDANLVIHAADRLLRCHHCGSEQPLLKQCPACKTGELQALGLGTERIEQTLASLFPDKVVVRLDRDTTQRKGSLEQYLERINDGQVDIILGTQMLAKGHHFPGVTLVAILDIDSGLFSIDYHGSERLAQLIVQVAGRAGRADQPGKVVLQTRHPQHPLLETLLSKGYRAFAQSALQERRQAGLPPFGHQALLRVQAGKAEEPQQFLQAVCQKISELNPGKVQVLGPVAAPMARRAGLFRYQLLLQSPQRKELHQLLDNLLPAIYGLKEAKKVRWSLDVDPVDLY; encoded by the coding sequence ATGCCTAACTGTGATACTTCCGGCAATTTAATTTTGAAAGTTGCCGTGCCAGTTCCGCTGGACCGCTTATTCGATTATTTGCCGCCACTTGGCGTTAATGTGTCGGAATTGCAAGCAGGTGTCAGAGTGTTGGTGCCTTTCGGTAAGCGCCAGCAGGTAGGGATTTTGCTGGCTGTCGCGGACAATTCCAGCGTCCGGATGGATAAACTCAAACCGGCTATCGCCGTTCTGGATACCCAGCCGCTATTGGCGGACACAGACATTCAGTTATTACGCTGGGCCAGCCGCTATTATCACCACCCGATTGGTGAAGTGCTGGCCGCGGCGTTTCCGGTGGCCTTGCGCCAAGGCCGGCCGGCTTTACTGCAACACCAACCCTGTTTCGGCCTCAGCCCGCAGGGTCGGCTGGTTTCCCCGGAACAATTACGCCGCGCACCCAAGCAACAAGCACTATTGGCTTTGTTGCAGTCCACCGGGAGTGCGATGACAGCTGCCGCGCTTAGCGCCTACAAGCCGGCGTTGAAAGCCTTGCTCGACAAGGGCTTGGTCACGGCGCAAGAACCCGTTCCGGGCACCGGATTAGCCCTCACTGAGAGCGTGTTACCGGCCAACCCCGAACAGCAGGCGGCTATCGATGCGGTCATCGCCAATCTGGGCCGCTTTGCCGTATCCTTGCTGGAAGGCGTGACCGGTAGCGGCAAAACCGAAGTGTATATGCAGATCATCGCCGAGGTGTTGGCGCAGGGCAAACAGGTGCTGGTTTTACTGCCGGAGATCAGCCTGACGCCGCAATTGGAGCAGCGTTTTCTAAAGCGTTTTGCCGTGAACATGGTGTCCACCCATTCCAAATTAACCGATAACCAGCGTTTGCAGGCCTGGCTGAGTATGCAGCAAGGCCATGCCGCCATCATGCTCGGTACCCGGTCCGCGTTGTTTACGCCGCTGCCGCGCCCCGGCCTGATCATTCTCGATGAAGAGCACGACAGCTCGTTCAAACAACAGGAAGGTTTTCGCTTTTCCGCGCGGGACGTTGCCATTGCCAGAGCCAAGGGATTGGGTATCCCGGTGTTATTGGGTTCGGCGACGCCGTCGCTGGAGAGCATGGCGAACGTTGCCCAGCGCCGCTACCAATTACTGCATTTGCCCAATCGGGCCGGCAATGCCACGGTACCGAGCTTTCAGTTATTGGACATGCGCAATAAAAGAATGCAAGCCGGTCTGTCCGAACCGCTGCTGGCGGAAATCCAAGCCACGCTGGCCAAAAAACAACAAGCGCTGATTTTTCTCAACCGCCGCGGCTACGCGCCGGTGCAGATTTGCCATGGCTGCGGCTGGGTGTCGCGCTGCCGGCGTTGCGATGCCAATCTGGTGATTCACGCCGCCGACCGCTTGCTGCGCTGCCATCACTGCGGCAGCGAACAACCCTTGCTCAAACAGTGTCCGGCCTGTAAAACCGGCGAACTACAGGCGCTAGGTTTGGGTACCGAACGTATCGAACAGACCCTGGCAAGCTTGTTTCCGGACAAGGTGGTGGTGCGTTTGGACCGGGACACCACACAACGCAAGGGTTCCCTGGAACAATATCTGGAGCGAATTAACGATGGCCAGGTCGATATAATTCTCGGGACGCAAATGCTCGCCAAGGGCCACCATTTTCCGGGGGTGACGCTGGTCGCCATTCTGGATATAGACAGCGGCCTGTTCAGTATCGATTACCACGGTAGCGAAAGACTGGCGCAATTGATCGTGCAGGTCGCGGGCCGGGCCGGGCGAGCCGATCAACCCGGCAAGGTGGTATTGCAAACTCGGCATCCGCAACATCCCTTGCTGGAGACCCTGCTAAGCAAAGGCTATCGGGCTTTCGCACAAAGTGCGCTGCAGGAGCGGCGGCAGGCTGGTTTGCCACCGTTCGGCCATCAGGCCTTGCTGCGGGTGCAAGCTGGCAAGGCCGAGGAACCGCAACAGTTTTTACAGGCGGTTTGTCAGAAAATCAGCGAGCTAAATCCCGGCAAAGTGCAGGTTCTGGGGCCGGTGGCGGCACCGATGGCTAGGCGCGCAGGTTTATTCCGTTACCAGTTGCTGTTGCAGAGTCCGCAGCGCAAAGAATTGCATCAGTTGCTGGACAATTTGTTACCCGCCATTTATGGGTTGAAGGAAGCCAAAAAGGTACGTTGGTCGCTGGATGTCGATCCGGTGGATTTGTACTAG
- a CDS encoding disulfide bond formation protein B, with amino-acid sequence MNFLKFNPRICFFLGFAACAGLLAVGAYLQFVEELEPCPLCISQRLAILATGVIFLIAGLHNRGRKIYALCSAAAALIGASVSARHVWLQHLPPEEVPECSPGLEYVFQHFPLADTIKLMLTGTGECAKVDWTLLGLSIPAWTLFAFLLLAGWACLQFFNDADAV; translated from the coding sequence ATGAATTTTTTAAAATTTAATCCGCGTATTTGTTTTTTCCTGGGCTTTGCCGCTTGCGCTGGGCTATTGGCGGTTGGCGCGTATTTGCAATTTGTCGAAGAGCTGGAGCCTTGCCCGCTGTGTATTTCGCAGCGCTTGGCCATTTTGGCGACAGGCGTGATTTTTTTAATCGCTGGTTTGCATAATCGCGGCCGCAAAATTTACGCGCTGTGCAGTGCCGCCGCGGCGCTGATTGGCGCCAGCGTCTCGGCCCGGCATGTCTGGTTGCAACATCTGCCGCCCGAAGAGGTGCCGGAATGCAGTCCGGGGCTGGAATACGTGTTTCAGCATTTCCCGCTGGCGGATACGATCAAATTAATGCTGACCGGTACCGGCGAATGCGCGAAAGTCGATTGGACCTTGCTGGGCCTGAGTATTCCGGCCTGGACCTTATTCGCGTTTTTGTTGTTGGCGGGTTGGGCATGCCTGCAATTTTTTAACGATGCCGATGCCGTCTAG
- the dinB gene encoding DNA polymerase IV, with the protein MESAPRKIIHIDMDAFYAAVEQRDHPHYRNKPIIVGGKPDSRGVVATCSYEARQFGVRSAMPSSHAYRICPQAIFVKPRFDVYREASEIIRGIFARYCERFEPLSLDEAYLDVSDSELYQGSATLLAKHIKQEIRRQTELVASAGISYNKFLAKIASDLGKPDGLYLITPEQGPEFVENLAIGKFHGIGRATEQKMYDLGIVTGKDLKQLPLMELQRHFGKAGQHYYNIARGIDPRQVNANRARKSVGIETTFDHDIADLTTILRYLQDLLEKALIRLAEKQLTAYTLTVKIKYQNFVQITRGRTLAEPISDSPNTRLLLTELLKNTGIGTAKVRLLGVTLSGLENGDKRLGQYRQMDLFDLG; encoded by the coding sequence ATGGAGTCAGCGCCGCGCAAAATCATCCACATCGACATGGATGCATTTTATGCGGCGGTTGAACAACGCGACCATCCCCACTATCGAAATAAACCCATCATCGTCGGCGGCAAGCCCGATTCACGCGGTGTAGTCGCCACCTGTAGTTACGAAGCCCGCCAATTTGGCGTGCGATCCGCCATGCCTTCCTCGCATGCTTACCGGATTTGCCCGCAAGCCATTTTCGTTAAGCCGCGTTTTGATGTTTACCGGGAGGCCTCCGAGATTATCAGGGGTATTTTTGCTCGTTACTGTGAGCGTTTCGAACCCTTGTCGCTGGACGAAGCCTATCTGGATGTTAGTGATAGCGAACTATACCAAGGCTCCGCGACCTTGCTGGCCAAGCACATCAAGCAGGAGATACGCCGACAAACCGAGTTAGTGGCATCCGCCGGCATTTCCTACAATAAATTTCTCGCGAAAATCGCCTCGGATCTGGGCAAACCGGACGGCTTGTATCTGATTACGCCCGAACAAGGTCCGGAGTTTGTGGAAAATCTGGCTATCGGCAAGTTTCATGGCATCGGCCGCGCTACCGAACAGAAAATGTACGACTTGGGCATCGTGACCGGCAAAGATCTAAAGCAACTGCCGCTAATGGAATTGCAACGGCATTTCGGCAAAGCCGGCCAACATTATTACAATATCGCCCGGGGTATTGATCCGCGCCAGGTCAATGCCAATCGAGCCCGCAAATCGGTGGGTATCGAAACCACGTTCGACCACGATATAGCCGACTTGACCACCATTCTGCGCTATTTACAGGATTTGCTGGAAAAAGCCCTAATCAGATTGGCGGAAAAACAGCTGACAGCTTATACGCTAACTGTGAAAATCAAATATCAAAACTTTGTGCAAATTACCCGAGGACGCACCTTGGCGGAACCGATCAGCGATAGCCCGAACACTAGACTGCTATTGACCGAATTACTGAAAAATACCGGCATCGGCACCGCCAAAGTTCGATTACTGGGTGTGACCTTATCCGGGTTGGAAAATGGCGATAAGCGCTTGGGTCAGTATAGGCAGATGGATTTGTTCGACCTGGGCTGA
- a CDS encoding C40 family peptidase yields MSICLSYRRALLLLVQIVAVAMLSQLTGCASKEKAPLTVLPAPEGGNRIAANDALQLQGAPYVYGGESPSQGFDCSGLVYYVYNRQGVRLPRDTQSLARQLPAVQPEQRQPGDLLFFTTDRPFSHVGIYIGDERFVHAPSSRTGQVMVSDLRQPYWRERFIGVRRPVARYSLSLNDSDYSGCRLN; encoded by the coding sequence ATGTCCATCTGCCTATCTTACCGCCGCGCTTTATTACTGTTGGTTCAGATAGTGGCGGTTGCCATGCTGAGTCAGCTGACCGGCTGCGCCAGTAAGGAAAAAGCACCGCTGACCGTGTTGCCGGCGCCCGAAGGCGGCAACCGGATCGCAGCGAATGATGCGCTGCAATTACAAGGTGCGCCTTATGTTTACGGAGGGGAGTCTCCCAGCCAGGGCTTTGACTGCAGCGGTTTGGTGTATTACGTGTATAACCGTCAGGGGGTGCGTCTGCCGCGCGATACCCAATCCTTAGCCAGACAATTGCCGGCTGTGCAACCGGAACAAAGACAGCCGGGTGATTTGTTGTTTTTTACTACCGACCGGCCGTTTTCGCATGTGGGGATTTATATCGGCGATGAAAGGTTCGTGCATGCACCGAGTAGCCGGACCGGGCAGGTGATGGTTTCCGACTTAAGGCAGCCGTATTGGCGGGAACGCTTTATCGGGGTGCGCCGTCCTGTGGCGCGTTATTCCTTGTCGCTGAACGACAGCGATTACAGCGGCTGTCGTCTGAATTAA
- a CDS encoding DUF5765 domain-containing protein: MCWSGEASGVLAAAGLTTAVYVAYKGESKELWIPLTYFALMELLQAATYVYINLCDNPNNQVLTLLGYLHIAFQPFFVNMVAMYFIPESVKLKIRTTVYTLCAISSLAMLIKMYPFAWAGDCVPGTEGFCGVQTCSVSGEWHIAWQMPLNGLMSQPVTWLFGFNWGLHAFSYILAAFYLPIIYGSWRFVGFHYLIGPWISDVTTNDPNEYCAVWCLFSIALCVSVIKTPIRKHLHVKKWPFYQREVGDSL, translated from the coding sequence ATGTGTTGGAGTGGAGAAGCGTCAGGCGTTCTGGCTGCCGCAGGTTTAACGACCGCCGTTTACGTGGCTTACAAAGGCGAATCCAAGGAATTATGGATTCCATTAACGTATTTTGCCTTGATGGAACTGCTGCAGGCGGCAACGTATGTGTATATCAATTTGTGCGATAACCCCAATAATCAGGTGCTCACCCTGCTCGGTTATCTGCATATCGCCTTCCAGCCGTTTTTCGTGAATATGGTGGCGATGTACTTCATTCCGGAAAGCGTCAAATTAAAGATTAGAACCACGGTTTACACCTTATGTGCCATCAGTTCGTTGGCGATGCTGATCAAGATGTATCCGTTCGCCTGGGCCGGCGACTGCGTGCCCGGTACTGAAGGCTTTTGCGGAGTACAGACCTGCTCAGTCTCCGGCGAGTGGCACATTGCCTGGCAAATGCCTTTGAACGGTTTGATGTCGCAACCCGTGACTTGGTTGTTTGGGTTTAATTGGGGCTTGCATGCGTTTTCGTATATTTTGGCGGCGTTCTATTTGCCGATCATTTATGGTTCGTGGCGCTTTGTAGGGTTCCACTACTTGATCGGACCCTGGATTTCCGACGTGACCACCAACGATCCGAACGAGTATTGTGCGGTATGGTGTTTGTTCTCGATTGCGTTGTGCGTATCGGTAATCAAAACCCCGATCAGAAAACATTTGCATGTGAAGAAATGGCCGTTCTATCAACGTGAAGTAGGCGACAGCTTGTAA
- a CDS encoding DUF4389 domain-containing protein has protein sequence MQEQINENLKKIETWKRIIFMLVFAAIDSLVKLLLWLVILLQVGSVLFTGEANANILNFGRSLSTYHYHILLFLTFNTEQLPFPFSDWNETAKLELLGKQ, from the coding sequence ATGCAGGAACAAATTAACGAAAACCTGAAAAAAATCGAGACGTGGAAACGCATCATTTTCATGCTGGTGTTCGCGGCCATCGACAGCTTGGTTAAACTGTTGTTGTGGCTGGTAATCTTGTTGCAGGTCGGTTCCGTGCTGTTTACCGGCGAAGCTAATGCCAACATCCTTAACTTCGGCCGTAGCCTGTCCACTTACCATTATCATATTCTGCTGTTTTTGACGTTCAACACCGAGCAACTGCCGTTCCCATTTTCCGATTGGAATGAAACCGCCAAACTGGAATTGCTCGGCAAGCAGTAA
- a CDS encoding TrkA family potassium uptake protein, with protein MKNIAVFGYNRLSFEAISRLDKELYQITVIDHDPAKAALARENGFETANIDFRSDDDLKLIGIGAHIDTLFCFFDTDSENVFLTLSARALDKALNIVAIVDSPESAEKLIAAGANKIIDPYEICGRKIHDMLKRPDINDIFDHTVFGRHDLHLAEVAIPENSYLENAHVSQLHLSSQYNLILIGIVNKQVSERLHFVAEEFDRRLSVGDILVILGPSREIRAFKKDVENEFCKI; from the coding sequence ATGAAAAACATCGCCGTATTCGGTTACAACCGGCTGTCGTTCGAGGCCATTAGCCGGCTGGACAAAGAGCTATATCAAATCACCGTGATCGATCACGATCCGGCCAAAGCGGCGCTGGCGCGGGAAAACGGCTTCGAAACCGCCAATATCGATTTCCGTAGCGACGACGATTTGAAGCTGATCGGCATTGGGGCGCATATCGATACGCTGTTTTGCTTTTTCGACACGGACTCGGAAAATGTATTTCTGACGCTATCAGCGCGGGCACTCGATAAGGCCTTGAATATCGTGGCGATTGTCGACAGTCCGGAGTCGGCGGAAAAACTCATAGCGGCCGGTGCCAACAAAATTATCGACCCGTATGAAATCTGCGGGCGCAAAATTCACGATATGCTGAAGCGGCCGGACATTAATGATATTTTCGATCACACTGTATTCGGCAGACACGATTTACATCTGGCCGAGGTGGCGATTCCGGAAAACAGCTATCTGGAGAATGCCCATGTCAGCCAGCTGCATTTAAGTTCGCAGTACAATTTGATACTGATCGGTATCGTCAATAAACAAGTCAGCGAACGCCTGCATTTTGTGGCGGAGGAATTTGATCGCCGTTTGAGTGTTGGCGATATATTGGTGATTTTGGGGCCCTCGCGGGAGATTAGAGCGTTTAAGAAAGACGTTGAAAATGAGTTTTGTAAAATCTAG
- a CDS encoding universal stress protein, whose protein sequence is MAMNRFKNILYVAEFAVDQRQAIERVIALAANNQARLTFLQVVEQPRLGALLELYTPEQIDNQLREQERQKLEALLLGYSSVNPVDVQIRVGSPFIEIVRQTLDGDHDLVIKLAAGDHGIHDHLFGSTDMHLLRKCPRPVWLMRSEETNNYAKIMAAVDFDPWSAEVTDDGLNRRILELASSLALADFAELHLVHVWDSMLSAWAGEIPSKTVEMQIEAERARYQAGLDGLAAKLRHWIGDEAYNYLSPRLHLVRGSARDDIPALAARLDVNLLVMGTVARTGIKGLIIGNTAEVILNGIHCSVLAVKPDGFVSPLA, encoded by the coding sequence ATGGCTATGAACCGATTCAAAAACATCCTGTATGTCGCCGAATTTGCCGTCGACCAGCGGCAGGCTATCGAGCGGGTGATCGCGTTGGCGGCAAACAATCAAGCCAGATTGACGTTTTTACAGGTCGTCGAACAACCGCGTCTGGGCGCGTTGCTTGAGCTTTATACGCCGGAGCAAATCGACAATCAGCTGCGCGAGCAGGAGCGCCAGAAGCTGGAAGCCTTACTGCTTGGCTACAGCAGCGTGAACCCCGTTGATGTGCAAATCCGGGTTGGCAGCCCGTTTATCGAAATCGTGCGCCAGACCCTGGATGGCGACCATGATTTGGTCATTAAATTGGCCGCCGGCGACCATGGTATCCATGACCATTTGTTCGGCAGTACGGATATGCATTTGTTACGCAAGTGTCCGCGTCCGGTCTGGTTGATGCGGTCTGAAGAAACGAACAATTATGCCAAAATCATGGCCGCCGTCGATTTCGATCCGTGGTCCGCGGAGGTGACGGACGACGGTTTGAACCGCAGAATTTTGGAGCTCGCCAGTTCTCTCGCGCTCGCCGATTTCGCCGAACTGCATCTGGTACACGTTTGGGACTCGATGTTGAGCGCGTGGGCAGGCGAAATTCCGAGTAAAACCGTCGAAATGCAGATTGAAGCCGAAAGAGCCCGCTATCAGGCCGGGCTCGATGGCTTGGCTGCTAAATTACGGCATTGGATAGGCGATGAGGCTTACAATTACTTATCGCCGAGGCTGCACTTGGTCAGGGGGAGTGCGCGGGACGATATTCCGGCTTTGGCGGCAAGATTGGACGTCAATTTACTGGTGATGGGAACGGTGGCGCGTACCGGCATCAAAGGTTTGATCATTGGCAACACTGCCGAAGTCATCCTTAACGGTATCCACTGTTCAGTGCTCGCAGTCAAGCCGGACGGTTTTGTTTCTCCTTTGGCATGA
- a CDS encoding YcgL domain-containing protein: MQCFIYKSLKKDELYLYLDKKDDFSAVPEALFKSLGRLTFVMELQLSPDRKLARENPEKVIASLQSKGFFVQLPPTLISAMPASLDKQLH; the protein is encoded by the coding sequence ATGCAATGTTTCATCTATAAAAGCCTGAAAAAAGACGAACTCTATTTATATCTGGACAAAAAGGACGACTTTTCCGCGGTGCCGGAAGCCTTGTTCAAAAGCCTTGGCCGCTTAACATTTGTGATGGAGTTGCAGTTGAGCCCGGATCGCAAATTAGCCCGGGAAAATCCGGAAAAAGTCATTGCCAGCCTGCAAAGCAAAGGCTTTTTCGTGCAATTACCACCGACATTGATCAGTGCCATGCCGGCGTCGCTGGACAAGCAACTGCACTGA
- a CDS encoding DUF2333 family protein, which yields MSDNPLAYEDAKSKGILWGFGSLLGVVLIVMLVLGEWWSREPEQFSVQDEAIERMNVTHTDQMPIGYVYANTLAHIADVILFKSGGYLSNDVAPPGLFCDNIQNFEYGALVMLRDGTTALRNHFARDQSQSAEDPDLAKAEPYFYYERNSWALPSTESEYVKGIEALHAYMVRLQNPSSTSKAAQFHSRADNLWQYTEVVIKRLGGLSTRLAASTDKFSGATHGDPSNPIDINMPTIGQTPWMEIDNVFYEARGSCWALLHILKAIKHDFSDILLDKRAMNTLDNMIQALENALSPTLSPVVLNGDGFGIFANYSLAMANYIARANAAALDLRDVMNRG from the coding sequence ATGTCAGATAATCCATTAGCTTACGAAGACGCAAAGTCTAAGGGCATACTTTGGGGTTTTGGTTCGCTGTTAGGCGTTGTTCTGATTGTCATGCTGGTGTTAGGCGAATGGTGGAGCCGCGAGCCCGAGCAATTCAGCGTTCAGGACGAAGCGATCGAACGGATGAATGTCACGCATACCGATCAAATGCCGATTGGCTACGTGTATGCCAACACGCTGGCGCATATCGCCGACGTGATTCTGTTCAAATCCGGCGGTTACCTGTCCAACGACGTGGCGCCTCCCGGTCTGTTTTGCGATAACATTCAAAACTTCGAATACGGTGCACTGGTCATGTTGCGCGACGGCACCACCGCATTACGTAACCATTTCGCCCGCGACCAATCGCAATCCGCGGAAGACCCTGATTTGGCAAAAGCCGAACCTTATTTTTACTACGAACGCAATTCCTGGGCTTTGCCGTCCACCGAATCCGAATACGTAAAAGGTATCGAAGCACTGCACGCTTACATGGTTCGCCTGCAAAATCCGTCTTCCACTTCAAAGGCCGCGCAGTTTCACTCCAGAGCCGATAACCTTTGGCAATATACCGAAGTGGTGATTAAACGGCTGGGTGGTCTCTCGACCCGCTTGGCGGCCAGTACCGACAAATTTTCCGGCGCAACCCACGGCGATCCATCCAATCCGATCGACATCAATATGCCGACCATCGGCCAAACGCCCTGGATGGAAATCGATAACGTATTCTACGAAGCGCGCGGCTCCTGCTGGGCGTTATTACATATTCTGAAAGCCATCAAGCATGACTTTTCCGACATTTTGTTGGACAAGCGGGCGATGAATACCTTGGACAATATGATCCAGGCCCTGGAAAATGCCTTGTCGCCAACCCTGAGTCCGGTGGTCTTGAACGGCGACGGTTTTGGTATCTTCGCCAACTATTCGCTGGCGATGGCTAACTACATTGCTCGCGCCAATGCCGCTGCGCTGGACTTGCGGGACGTGATGAACAGAGGTTAA
- a CDS encoding potassium/proton antiporter has protein sequence MPSIELVSLVSASLLLISVFSSKLASKVGIPSLLFFLLTGWLIGEFGGPELHSPEIAKFIGDFALIFILFTGGLDSHWPNIRPVLWQGLCLSTLGVFITMLLLGSFAWFILGSFSTFSLGVHGITLTQGLLLAAIVSSTDAAAVFSVLRSSHIVLKGKLQPLLELESSSNDPMAVLLTVTLLNYATGAESAFLEGGMFLVMQLLIGVAVGYGGGRFMVWLLNHMGLSSAGLYAIASIALVLLTYSGATFMHGNGFLAVYVAGIVAGNREVTHHHYINAFHDSFAWLMQIIMFLTLGMLSVPYRAELSSLASVAVAISLFLMFVARPVSVFISLLWAKISFKEKLLVSWVGLRGSVPIVLATFPLAAGIKEAGEIFVLISFIVVMSVLIQGFSLAALARWLGLAEKK, from the coding sequence ATGCCCTCCATTGAATTGGTCAGTCTAGTTAGCGCCAGCCTGCTATTAATCAGCGTGTTTTCCAGCAAACTGGCCAGCAAAGTGGGCATTCCTTCGCTGCTGTTTTTTCTCTTGACCGGCTGGCTGATCGGCGAGTTCGGCGGACCGGAACTGCATAGCCCGGAAATTGCAAAATTTATCGGCGATTTTGCATTGATTTTTATTTTATTTACCGGCGGCCTGGACTCGCATTGGCCCAATATTCGCCCGGTGTTATGGCAGGGGTTATGCCTTTCCACACTGGGCGTGTTTATCACGATGCTGCTGTTAGGCAGCTTTGCTTGGTTTATCCTCGGCTCATTCAGCACCTTTTCGCTGGGCGTTCATGGCATTACGCTGACTCAAGGCCTGTTGCTGGCCGCTATTGTCTCTTCCACGGATGCTGCCGCGGTGTTTTCCGTGCTGCGCTCCAGTCACATTGTTTTGAAGGGCAAGTTGCAACCTTTGCTTGAGTTGGAATCCAGCAGCAACGATCCGATGGCCGTGCTACTGACTGTTACCTTGCTGAATTATGCGACCGGGGCCGAATCGGCTTTTCTGGAAGGCGGCATGTTTTTGGTTATGCAACTGTTGATCGGTGTGGCCGTGGGTTATGGCGGCGGGCGTTTCATGGTCTGGTTGCTGAATCACATGGGCTTAAGCTCGGCCGGCTTGTATGCCATAGCCTCCATAGCATTGGTGTTGCTGACGTATAGCGGCGCTACGTTTATGCATGGCAATGGCTTTTTGGCCGTTTACGTGGCCGGCATTGTGGCCGGAAACCGGGAAGTTACCCACCACCATTACATCAATGCCTTCCATGACAGCTTCGCCTGGCTGATGCAGATCATTATGTTTTTAACCTTGGGCATGCTGTCGGTACCCTATCGCGCCGAATTGTCGTCCTTGGCCAGTGTGGCCGTGGCGATTAGTTTGTTTCTGATGTTTGTAGCCCGCCCGGTCAGCGTCTTCATCAGTTTGCTGTGGGCCAAGATCAGTTTTAAGGAAAAGCTGCTGGTTTCCTGGGTGGGTTTGCGCGGTTCCGTACCTATCGTACTGGCAACGTTCCCGTTGGCGGCCGGCATCAAAGAAGCCGGGGAGATTTTTGTCCTGATCAGTTTTATTGTGGTGATGTCGGTGTTGATTCAGGGGTTTTCGCTAGCAGCTTTGGCGCGTTGGCTGGGATTGGCAGAGAAAAAATAA
- a CDS encoding NAD(P)H-dependent oxidoreductase, which translates to MTISKQDILDAFQFRHACKEFDAERKIAGADFDFILEVARLSPSSFGLEPWQFLVVQNPDLREKLRAFTWGGQKQLPTASHVVLTLVRKSHFMRYDSAYLQHIMREVQQFPEDIISLRSGLIEKFQRSDFDLLGSERTLTDWATRQTYLPLANMMTAAALIGIDSCPIEGFERLEVERILAEDANVNLEHWSAAYMVAFGYRKNPPARPKTRQSRDAVVRWLD; encoded by the coding sequence ATGACTATCAGTAAACAGGATATTCTCGACGCATTTCAATTTCGTCACGCCTGTAAGGAATTCGACGCCGAGCGCAAGATCGCCGGCGCGGATTTCGATTTTATTTTGGAAGTTGCCAGACTCTCGCCCAGTTCGTTTGGACTGGAGCCTTGGCAGTTTCTAGTCGTGCAAAACCCGGACTTGCGGGAAAAACTGCGGGCGTTTACCTGGGGTGGGCAAAAGCAACTGCCTACCGCCAGTCATGTGGTGTTGACGCTGGTGCGGAAAAGCCATTTCATGCGCTACGACAGCGCTTATCTGCAACACATCATGCGCGAGGTGCAGCAGTTTCCGGAAGACATCATCAGCTTGCGTAGCGGTTTGATCGAAAAATTCCAGCGCAGCGATTTTGATTTGCTGGGTTCCGAACGCACCCTCACCGACTGGGCCACCCGGCAAACCTACCTGCCACTGGCGAATATGATGACGGCGGCGGCGCTGATTGGTATCGATTCCTGTCCGATAGAAGGTTTCGAGCGCTTGGAAGTAGAACGGATCTTGGCGGAAGACGCCAACGTAAATTTAGAACACTGGTCCGCGGCGTATATGGTGGCCTTCGGCTACCGGAAAAATCCGCCGGCGCGGCCGAAGACCCGGCAATCGCGCGATGCAGTGGTGCGCTGGCTGGATTAA